The genomic region CGAAATTTTTGTATAAAAATTTTGAAAAAATACCAAAGAAAAAATTGTGAAATGATGAAGTGGATAGCAATTGATGGATCAGTTTCCAAAGCACCGCTGGGAGGAGAAAAAGTTGGTCCAAGTCCAGTTGATCGAAGAAAGATAGGAACAAAAAAGCATATTTGTGTTGATCAAAATGGAGTTATTCTTGGAATTGCAATTTCTGGAGCAAATAGACATGACAATATTTTTGCAAGAAAAGTAATTAAAAATATACCAATTTTACTTCCACACAAGCTAACTGTTTGCGCAGCAGATACAGCTTATGATGCAAACAACACAAGAACATTTTTGAAAAAAAATGGCTTTATTCCGCTTATTTCTCAAAATAAAAGAAAATCGAAACTAAAGCCAGAAAAAACAATCTCTCGACATCGATGGATTATTGAAAGAACATTTGGACATCTGAATAGCTGGCGAGGTATTTTTATTCGATGGAATAAGAAAGTTGAAAACTATATAGCAGCAATCCAAATTGCCGCTATATTCTATACTTTGAGGCATTTATGAATTTTGGGATAGATTCTAAACCTAAGCTTATAGCTCCCGATGAAAGTAAGCCTAATGATAATTTAGGGTGTTCCTTTATCCAATTGATTGCAGATCCAGCTTTAGAAAAAAGATAATTATAAGTTGTATTTAACCAAGAATCAGAGCCAACTGCTAGCGTATTAAAAAAGATAAGAGTTACAAATAATATAGCACTATGTTTATTTTTCATTGGGTTATCTAAATTTAAATATTTTTTATGGTTGTGTTCGTTTTTATTGTATCAATTGAGTACGTATCAATTGAGCTAAAAAGATATGACTTTTTTTTGTTGATTGGTATAGGACGTGGATTTCGATAATGTTTGCATTTAAAACACATATTACGATCTGCTAAAATACGATAATTATTGCTTGATGTAAATATTCCACATGGGCAGTTGCATTGAACGCTGTGATAATCTTTTAGATCACCTCGTTTTTGCATATGCCAACTATTATCTAAGCAATCGGGTGCTGCAATTATGAAAGGTGATACTATACTTACGCATATAAATAATAAATATTTTAGTTTCATTATTGTTTCCTCTGCTTATTTCCATTAATAATCATAATCGGTGTTCATATTGTAGTTATAATGATGTTCATCGTCTTCGTTATTATCTTCGTATTCATTGTCGTCATTTTTATTGCTTTCATCTGTGTCTGAATTTTCATTTTCTTCGTTAATTGTCTGTGCGCGATAGAAGTCGTCACTAAAAAATACCGGTGTCTTATGATTAACATCACCAATACAGGTAGGGCAGGCAGTAAGATTTTGTAGTGTACAAAATAACCACGCAAAAATAAGAAATGATAAAATAATCATTTTTTTCTTCATATATATCCTTTTTTGGTATTCTAATTCAAAAAGATAATACCACACTTGTGTGTCAAATGGCAATAATTTAAAAAAATAAAAATATATTTAACAAGTGTGTTTATGTATCAATTTATAAAGTATTGTTACGTATGATGGCTAATATTTTTTTCTTTGTTGTATAAGAAAGAATCAAGAGTATCAAAGTCAGAAAGAAATTCCTTGATTTGTGGGCCATACTCTGGGTGTTGAGCTGCAAGGCTTATAGTTGCTTTA from Candidatus Dependentiae bacterium harbors:
- a CDS encoding IS5 family transposase: RNFCIKILKKYQRKNCEMMKWIAIDGSVSKAPLGGEKVGPSPVDRRKIGTKKHICVDQNGVILGIAISGANRHDNIFARKVIKNIPILLPHKLTVCAADTAYDANNTRTFLKKNGFIPLISQNKRKSKLKPEKTISRHRWIIERTFGHLNSWRGIFIRWNKKVENYIAAIQIAAIFYTLRHL